The sequence below is a genomic window from Phoenix dactylifera cultivar Barhee BC4 chromosome 8, palm_55x_up_171113_PBpolish2nd_filt_p, whole genome shotgun sequence.
GTAGAACACCTTGCGAGGATACAAGAGACACCTTCCCCTGCCCAAAAGAtgaaagttttaatcctaatggatcaaatctcttaaaaaaattttaaaaaaacatcCATTCTGTAAAAAATTGCTTGGTTCTGACCTCCTTTTGGCATGATTCCTCCTCAGTGAAAGTGCCTGGGGGCTCAGCATCTTTACATGGAAGAAGGGAGTTCGCTAGGCTTCTCGGTATACAGATCTTTGAAATTGGTTGCTGGGCAACAGTCAGCAACAAGGACATGAATCCAAAATCCCTCAGTTCTACACAACACCAACAAAACCTTGAGAACTATTGAAGGTATTAACTTCATAACACTGTGAAGAAGagtttttctctccctttttttttaaaaaaaaagaagacacctTTCAAAATAAATGATAATCCTAGATCAGAAGATAATAGATGACTAAAGCAAAGCCTTAATATTTTGATCCGCCAAAAAAAACAATGTTGTGACCTAAAGAAATAGATCAAACTCCTCGCGCACCTGCTTTTATATGGTAGAGAGCCTGATTGATTGTCTTCCTTTTTCTCCTCTCAAGTAACTAAACGAATAAACCAACATTTATATTAGACATTCATGCATTATTTTGCATATGAGAGAGAGACGGTGAAAATATAACCAGAGTTAGCAGATGGAGGGCATGTTCAAGGAGGAGAGCTATAAGAATCAAAACAGCACAAACGCCAGCTACAGCCCAAGTAGGAGTGGATTCCAGAGAAGCTTCCGATTCCATGATATCAGTATCCTACGGTATTATGGGCTCGGATATAGTTGGTGTAGCTAGTTTTATCAGGATCTGAAGGCTCGCAACGTGGAATTCTTTGTGCTCTCTCTCCCTGGAAGCTACCTAGCTAGCTCTTAAGATGCATGCGAAGGCCAAAGCTTTGGAAGTGGTCAGACGAGTCTGATCTGAACTCTGAAGGGTGTAATATATAAAGGTGAGGGCCCTAACCGAGGGCCTATAGCATACGTGGTGATGGTGGGAAAGCCGTCCTTCTTTGACATCATAGAGCCAAATAtggttaaaaataatttacactgTTATTTTATTGAGAAGCGAACCATTTTCTAAGAGAAGGGAAAAATAAACAAGTTGAGCAGGGAAACTTCTTCCGTACCGCAAGGTGTTGGGAAGTACAAATTTGGGAGTAGTTGGACAAGGCTTGACTGCCTCCTAGTTGGACCAAGAAATCGTTATCTGGATGCAAGCTTGAATTTTCTGAACAATGGTG
It includes:
- the LOC120111725 gene encoding MLO protein homolog 1-like, encoding MESEASLESTPTWAVAGVCAVLILIALLLEHALHLLTLLLERRKRKTINQALYHIKAELRDFGFMSLLLTVAQQPISKICIPRSLANSLLPCKDAEPPGTFTEEESCQKEGKVSLVSSQGVLQLQMLIIALAVFHILSCLLTFGLGDVKLNP